Proteins encoded by one window of Sciurus carolinensis chromosome 12, mSciCar1.2, whole genome shotgun sequence:
- the LOC124961950 gene encoding isopentenyl-diphosphate delta-isomerase 2-like: MSQESMTHLDELQTQRLEEMCIVIDKQDRVIGAETKRNCHLNESIEKGLIHRGFSVVLFNTDDQLLIQQRSDAKYTFPGHFSDSCSSHPLYSPAELEEKDALGVRRAALRRLQAELGIPPEQISIKDIIFMVRIYHKCQSDALWGDHEVGYLLLVRKNLTVNPDPREVKDYRYVSREELAELLDRAARGQEKVTPWLRNNAEDFLFKWWAHLSDVSAFVEADKIYGQ, translated from the exons ATGTCCCAGGAAAGCATGACTCACCTTGATGAACTCCAGACCCAACGGCTGGAGGAGATGTGCATCGTCATTGACAAGCAGGATCGGGTCATCGGAGCCGAAACCAAGAGGAACTGCCACCTGAACGAGAGCATCGAGAAGG GACTGATCCACCGAGGCTTCAGCGTGGTGCTCTTCAATACTGATGACCAGCTCTTGATCCAGCAGCGATCAGACGCCAAGTACACCTTTCCTG GGCATTTTTCCGACTCCTGTTCTAGTCACCCGTTGTACAGCCCTGCAGAACTGGAGGAAAAGGACGCCTTGGGAGTGAGGAGGGCTGCCCTGAGACGCCTGCAGGCTGAGCTGGGAATTCCCCCGGAGCAG ATTTCTATAAAGGATATAATTTTTATGGTACGGATTTACCACAAGTGTCAATCGGATGCTCTCTGGGGAGACCATGAAGTTGGCTACCTTCTATTGGTGAGGAAGAACCTCACAGTGAACCCAGATCCCAGGGAAGTCAAAGACTACCGCTACGTGAGCCGGGAGGAGCTGGCGGAGCTGCTGGACAGGGCGGCCAGAGGGCAGGAGAAGGTCACCCCATGGTTGAGGAACAACGCAGAGGACTTCCTGTTCAAGTGGTGGGCTCATTTGTCTGATGTCTCTGCATTCGTGGAAGCTGACAAAATATATGGACAGTGA